The proteins below are encoded in one region of Candidatus Cloacimonadota bacterium:
- a CDS encoding glycosyltransferase family 2 protein, whose amino-acid sequence MINDNTLAVVVPAYNEESQIGIVIETMPDYIDRIVIVDDNSTDGTQAALAKYYNRSNNASRPLSVKEAIESSFHNEAEKVLERLNREEMALFTPSTIIHEEPDHRIVVIRNEKNAGVGQTIARGYKWCKDHHIDCTAVMAGDAQMDPSELYDICYPVVAEGVDYVKGNRLSHGSARVFIPKTRFFGNSVLSLMTKAASGYWRVSDTQTGYTAISNSALNSIKLYDIYPRYGMPNDMLVKLNIAGCTIREIPIKPVYRVGENSKMRVHKVIPRISWLLFRSFIGRIWTKYFINDFHPLFILYNLSLFLYLFCIPFAVRIVQYLLARGIYGEKPVLNTLMFMFLFVSASQSLLFAMWMDIQDNDRLYK is encoded by the coding sequence ATGATCAACGATAACACATTAGCAGTTGTCGTTCCGGCTTACAACGAGGAGTCCCAAATTGGCATCGTTATCGAAACAATGCCAGATTATATTGATAGAATTGTGATTGTGGATGATAATTCGACAGATGGGACACAGGCTGCCCTAGCTAAGTATTATAACCGAAGTAACAATGCAAGCCGGCCACTTTCGGTAAAAGAAGCAATAGAGAGCAGCTTTCACAACGAGGCCGAAAAAGTACTGGAACGACTAAATAGGGAAGAGATGGCATTGTTTACCCCGTCTACAATCATTCATGAAGAACCAGATCACAGGATCGTGGTCATTCGGAATGAAAAAAACGCCGGGGTGGGCCAAACCATAGCCAGAGGCTATAAATGGTGCAAGGACCACCACATAGACTGTACGGCCGTGATGGCGGGAGACGCGCAAATGGATCCCAGTGAGCTTTACGACATCTGCTATCCGGTTGTAGCGGAGGGGGTGGATTATGTGAAGGGCAACCGGCTCTCGCATGGCAGCGCCAGGGTATTCATACCAAAAACAAGGTTTTTCGGCAACTCCGTACTTTCCCTGATGACAAAAGCAGCATCCGGCTACTGGCGCGTTTCAGACACCCAGACTGGATACACAGCTATTTCAAACTCAGCCTTGAATTCAATTAAGCTCTATGACATCTATCCCCGCTATGGAATGCCCAACGACATGCTGGTGAAGCTGAACATCGCAGGATGCACAATCAGGGAAATCCCCATCAAGCCAGTTTACAGGGTGGGAGAGAATTCCAAGATGAGAGTCCACAAGGTCATTCCACGGATATCCTGGCTGCTTTTCAGATCCTTTATTGGAAGGATCTGGACCAAATACTTCATCAACGACTTTCATCCGCTTTTCATCTTATACAATCTTTCCCTCTTTCTCTATCTTTTCTGCATTCCCTTTGCCGTGCGAATTGTCCAGTATCTATTAGCTAGGGGGATATACGGCGAAAAACCAGTTTTGAACACGCTGATGTTTATGTTCTTGTTTGTAAGCGCATCTCAGTCTTTGCTATTCGCGATGTGGATGGATATTCAGGACAATGATCGTTTATACAAATAA
- a CDS encoding SDR family oxidoreductase, which produces MLWSDKVLTGKRILISGASSGIGRACAVVCSSLGARIVAMGRNEERLAETISLLQGSGHQSLACDIGNSDELQAGFPTLSADGPLAGFIHSAGIEWTSPLKSIDPNAYANMLKVNLIAGVMIAQMLSRPKVYDKNGSSYVYISSIRGMLGEKGNIEYSSSKSAMFGMVRSMSRELASKGIRVNSVSPAMVETEMLKNVFEELPAESVAAIQTRHLLGLVEPVDVANLCAYLISDLGKAITGTNIVIDSGYSLA; this is translated from the coding sequence ATGCTTTGGTCGGACAAGGTCCTTACAGGCAAGCGCATTCTGATCTCCGGGGCCTCTTCCGGGATCGGCAGGGCTTGTGCAGTTGTATGCAGCAGCCTGGGTGCCCGGATCGTGGCCATGGGGCGCAACGAGGAGCGCCTGGCTGAAACAATATCTTTGCTGCAGGGCTCCGGACATCAAAGTCTGGCCTGCGACATAGGCAACAGCGATGAGCTCCAGGCGGGGTTTCCAACTCTATCGGCGGATGGACCTCTGGCCGGATTCATCCACAGTGCGGGAATTGAATGGACCAGTCCGCTGAAGAGTATCGACCCCAATGCATACGCCAACATGTTGAAAGTTAATCTGATCGCCGGAGTGATGATCGCTCAGATGCTTTCACGCCCAAAGGTCTACGATAAGAATGGAAGCAGCTACGTTTATATATCATCGATCAGGGGCATGCTTGGAGAGAAAGGCAACATTGAATATTCGAGCAGCAAATCAGCGATGTTCGGCATGGTAAGATCAATGTCACGAGAGCTTGCAAGCAAGGGTATCCGGGTAAATAGCGTGTCACCCGCTATGGTAGAGACCGAGATGCTTAAAAACGTATTTGAGGAGTTGCCTGCGGAATCTGTTGCAGCCATCCAAACCAGGCATTTGCTTGGTCTCGTTGAACCCGTGGACGTGGCTAATCTCTGCGCATATCTGATATCGGATCTGGGCAAAGCCATTACTGGAACGAATATTGTAATAGACAGCGGATACTCGTTGGCCTAA
- a CDS encoding phosphopantetheine-binding protein — protein sequence MTLQTFMQELVELIEIEADLSLDSNLKDYEEYDSMAIMSLVAYIHKNFGKQFNARQLNNIDTVQSLVDLIGEDSFN from the coding sequence ATGACACTGCAGACATTTATGCAGGAACTGGTTGAATTGATCGAGATCGAAGCTGATCTCAGCCTGGATAGCAATCTGAAAGACTACGAGGAATACGATTCCATGGCCATCATGAGTCTGGTGGCCTATATCCACAAGAATTTCGGGAAGCAGTTCAACGCTAGGCAACTCAATAACATTGACACTGTCCAGTCCCTGGTTGATCTGATCGGCGAGGATAGTTTCAACTGA
- a CDS encoding ketoacyl-ACP synthase III produces MKFASYLPEKVLTNQDLAERFPEWSAGKIEKKIGIRSRHVAADNETALDLAYYACQKLLQGEDKAEVDFLLLCTQSPDYYLPTSACILQERLGLKNEIGALDFNLGCSGFVYGLSLAKGLLVSGAASKLILVMAETYSKHLHPLDKGNRSIFGDAAAAVLITKEDTDKIHDFALGTDGTGWNNLIVPNGGLRKAYDPNAQDWTDENGAIRNDNNLYMNGPEIFNFTIEAVPKMISQVLSKNNCNIEDIDYVIFHQANQYMLQYLRELVSVPEDKFYINMLETGNTVSATIPLALEDCLGKGIIKTGDRVLLAGFGVGYSYGATIITI; encoded by the coding sequence ATGAAGTTTGCGTCATATCTTCCCGAGAAAGTTCTCACCAACCAGGATCTGGCGGAGAGGTTCCCTGAGTGGTCAGCCGGCAAGATCGAGAAAAAGATCGGCATACGCTCCCGGCATGTAGCAGCAGACAATGAAACCGCGCTTGACCTGGCTTATTATGCTTGCCAGAAACTGCTGCAGGGTGAGGACAAAGCCGAAGTTGATTTTCTGCTTCTATGCACGCAAAGCCCGGACTATTATCTGCCCACCTCAGCCTGCATCCTTCAGGAGCGGCTGGGACTTAAAAACGAGATCGGCGCCCTGGATTTCAACCTTGGCTGTTCCGGTTTCGTTTACGGCTTGTCCCTGGCCAAGGGCCTGCTGGTCAGCGGGGCGGCATCCAAGCTGATCCTGGTGATGGCGGAAACCTATTCCAAGCACCTGCATCCCTTGGACAAGGGCAACCGCAGCATTTTTGGCGACGCGGCCGCGGCGGTGCTGATCACAAAAGAGGACACGGACAAAATTCACGATTTTGCGCTGGGCACGGACGGAACCGGCTGGAACAACCTGATCGTACCCAATGGCGGACTCAGAAAAGCGTATGATCCCAACGCACAGGATTGGACGGACGAGAATGGGGCGATCCGGAATGACAACAATCTCTACATGAACGGGCCGGAGATCTTCAATTTTACTATTGAAGCTGTTCCAAAAATGATCAGCCAGGTTTTAAGCAAAAATAACTGCAATATTGAAGACATCGACTATGTGATCTTCCATCAGGCGAACCAATACATGCTGCAATATCTCAGGGAACTGGTCTCGGTGCCGGAAGACAAATTTTACATCAATATGCTTGAGACGGGCAACACAGTTTCGGCAACCATTCCCCTGGCCCTGGAAGACTGCCTGGGCAAAGGAATAATCAAAACGGGGGACAGGGTGTTGCTGGCGGGATTTGGCGTGGGTTATTCATACGGCGCAACCATAATCACCATTTGA
- the gatD gene encoding Glu-tRNA(Gln) amidotransferase subunit GatD, with protein MLDLFKGYKGRALEVLKHFQARVWGDTTVETTRGTFQGIILPRSENDDDQHIVLKLVTGYNVGIDVATILGMTETGYKEAHYKIPEKEFPFTPGLPKVKLLGTGGTIASRLDYRTGAVIPAFSPGELYGAVPELADICNLDTEKLFAVFSENMGPKQYKKLAISIGKEVERGTQGIIIGHGTDTMHHTAAALSYMLRDLPIPVVMVGSQRSSDRPSSDAALNLMHAAFTAGHSDIAEVMVCMFGPTSDEYGLLHQGTRVRKMHSSYRSTFRTIGDVPIARVTRDAVIPIKTDYHKRRSDKKVTVLPFFEERVAIVYYYPNMHPDIIDSLTENGYKGIVIAGTGLGHVNKPLYPAIQRAVAKGVQIYMTVQTLWGFVHMFVYDTGRDLMSMGIVPGENLLPEVAYIKLGWALGQHSEPDQVRELMLTPIAGDITPGEPYNGYLVFQGGLPEVEEFIRKHHK; from the coding sequence ATGCTGGATCTTTTTAAAGGATACAAGGGCCGCGCGCTGGAGGTGCTGAAGCATTTTCAGGCCAGGGTTTGGGGTGACACCACGGTGGAGACCACCCGCGGCACGTTCCAGGGCATCATCCTGCCCCGCAGCGAGAACGACGACGACCAGCACATCGTGCTCAAGCTCGTCACCGGTTACAACGTCGGCATCGACGTGGCCACCATTTTGGGCATGACAGAGACCGGCTATAAGGAAGCGCATTACAAGATCCCGGAAAAAGAATTCCCCTTCACGCCGGGGCTGCCCAAAGTGAAGCTGCTCGGCACCGGCGGCACCATCGCTTCGCGGCTGGATTATCGCACTGGCGCCGTGATCCCGGCTTTTTCGCCCGGAGAACTCTACGGCGCGGTCCCGGAACTGGCGGACATCTGCAATCTGGACACCGAAAAGCTCTTCGCCGTTTTTTCCGAAAACATGGGCCCGAAGCAGTACAAGAAACTGGCCATCTCCATCGGCAAAGAGGTGGAGCGCGGCACCCAGGGCATCATCATCGGCCACGGCACCGACACCATGCACCACACCGCGGCGGCGCTTTCCTACATGCTGCGGGACCTGCCCATCCCCGTGGTGATGGTGGGTTCGCAACGCTCCAGCGACCGCCCTTCCTCAGACGCCGCGCTCAATCTGATGCACGCGGCCTTCACCGCCGGGCATTCTGACATCGCTGAGGTTATGGTCTGCATGTTCGGCCCCACCAGCGATGAATACGGCCTTCTGCACCAGGGCACCCGGGTGCGCAAGATGCACTCCTCCTACCGCAGCACCTTCCGCACCATCGGCGATGTGCCCATTGCCCGCGTGACCCGGGACGCCGTGATCCCCATCAAGACGGATTACCATAAACGCAGATCCGATAAAAAGGTGACCGTGCTGCCCTTCTTCGAGGAGCGGGTGGCCATCGTTTATTATTACCCCAACATGCATCCGGACATCATAGATTCCCTCACCGAGAACGGCTACAAGGGCATCGTGATCGCCGGCACCGGGCTGGGGCACGTGAACAAGCCCCTGTACCCCGCCATCCAGCGCGCCGTGGCCAAGGGCGTGCAGATCTACATGACCGTGCAAACCCTCTGGGGCTTTGTGCACATGTTCGTTTACGACACCGGGCGCGACCTGATGAGCATGGGCATCGTGCCGGGCGAGAATCTGCTGCCGGAAGTGGCCTACATCAAGCTGGGCTGGGCTTTGGGACAGCACTCCGAACCCGACCAAGTGCGCGAACTGATGCTGACCCCCATCGCCGGAGATATTACTCCGGGCGAACCTTACAACGGCTACCTTGTCTTCCAGGGCGGGCTGCCGGAGGTGGAGGAGTTCATCAGGAAGCATCATAAGTGA
- a CDS encoding GxxExxY protein, whose protein sequence is MPSVMGNGQDLLFKDECYKIVGACMEVHRTLGCGFLEPVYQEALAFELQRQGVPYEREKEYEINFKGLILSKTYKVDFLCYGNIIVELKALGQLSKEHMAQVLNYLKASHLKLGLLLTLALPA, encoded by the coding sequence ATGCCAAGCGTGATGGGAAATGGTCAGGATCTGCTCTTTAAAGACGAGTGCTACAAGATCGTGGGCGCGTGCATGGAAGTGCACCGAACCTTGGGCTGCGGTTTTCTGGAACCCGTTTACCAGGAAGCATTAGCATTTGAACTCCAGCGACAAGGGGTTCCCTATGAACGTGAAAAGGAGTATGAGATAAATTTCAAAGGCTTGATCCTATCGAAAACCTACAAAGTCGACTTTCTGTGCTATGGAAACATAATTGTGGAATTGAAGGCATTAGGTCAACTCAGCAAAGAACATATGGCCCAAGTTCTCAATTATCTTAAAGCTTCTCATCTGAAATTGGGGCTTTTGTTAACTTTGGCACTACCAGCCTGA
- a CDS encoding Glu-tRNA(Gln) amidotransferase GatDE subunit E, whose protein sequence is MDNPHQQNWLRSRDDTGWVSLPDAVQATWRKLGFRCGLEVHQQLNTSRKLFCRCPAGRYHDFDDFDAEIVRHMRPTLSELGEYDGTALMEFKTRKKIVYRINNDSACTYEVDDTPPFPLNREALEQAMKIALLLKLKIVGELHITRKQYLDGSIPTGFQRTTILGIEGEFPISTKTIRVIQFSVEEDSCREVSDVRHTRTYFADRLGMPLIETVTYPDMETPWEAAEAAQNIRFIARSSGLARTGIGAAREDVNVSIAGGTRVEIKGVAHISWIPKLTHNEAFRQKSLLLIREELRKRVADPTKWKLNHIFLDPADWRHIPLLKQAGSEGWKLVSVNLPRFSGILSFFNQPGRCFADEISDRLKVIACLELPNMFHSEEIAGVERGTGSDSSISAIADSTVIPAQAGIQSTNTGSASTLSESDWTRLRAELKAGDQDAQLLFWAPDEDIKTALETIEERCQLAFAGVPNETRKSLPDGITLFERVLPGADRMYPDTDSAPIPIHEEMIETARQDLPVDLATRLQQLAEWGIPADAYTYLLRNNLMPVLEEFSAKHAIAPKRLGLLYAHLLKGLQGRDPLPFDHQRVEDLLIFVNKRQLQPDILPQMLKVLYEQPNMQFSSVLAVIGYKETPPAEILEQVPLLKAMWPRAKTRGLKRPDAIQHWMMGRLHKMALGNIPLSDLRQAIEKDLSTN, encoded by the coding sequence TTGGACAACCCTCACCAACAAAACTGGTTGCGCAGCCGGGACGACACCGGCTGGGTCAGCCTTCCGGACGCCGTGCAAGCGACCTGGCGGAAGCTTGGGTTCAGGTGCGGCCTGGAAGTTCACCAGCAACTGAACACTTCCCGGAAACTTTTTTGCCGCTGTCCCGCGGGCAGGTACCACGATTTCGACGATTTCGACGCCGAGATCGTGCGTCATATGCGGCCCACTTTGTCTGAACTGGGTGAGTATGACGGCACCGCTCTGATGGAATTCAAGACGCGGAAAAAGATCGTTTACCGCATCAACAATGACAGCGCCTGCACCTACGAAGTGGACGACACCCCGCCGTTCCCGCTGAACCGCGAGGCTTTGGAACAGGCGATGAAGATCGCCCTGCTGCTGAAGCTGAAGATCGTGGGCGAACTGCACATCACCCGCAAACAGTATTTGGACGGCAGCATACCCACCGGCTTCCAGCGCACCACCATCCTCGGCATCGAAGGCGAATTTCCCATCTCCACCAAAACCATCCGCGTGATCCAGTTTTCCGTGGAGGAAGACAGCTGCCGCGAGGTTTCGGATGTCAGGCACACCCGCACCTATTTTGCCGACCGGCTGGGCATGCCGCTGATCGAAACGGTAACCTATCCGGACATGGAAACGCCCTGGGAAGCGGCCGAAGCGGCCCAAAACATCCGCTTCATCGCGCGCAGTTCAGGCCTGGCGCGCACCGGCATCGGCGCGGCCCGCGAGGATGTGAACGTTTCCATTGCGGGCGGCACCAGGGTCGAGATCAAGGGTGTGGCGCACATCTCCTGGATCCCCAAACTCACGCACAACGAGGCGTTTCGCCAAAAATCTCTGCTGCTGATCCGCGAGGAATTGCGTAAGCGAGTTGCTGATCCGACGAAGTGGAAGCTGAACCACATATTTTTAGACCCTGCCGACTGGCGTCACATCCCCCTGCTGAAGCAGGCCGGAAGCGAGGGCTGGAAGCTGGTCTCGGTCAATCTGCCGCGCTTTTCCGGCATCCTCAGCTTCTTCAACCAGCCCGGACGCTGCTTCGCCGACGAGATCTCTGACCGCCTCAAAGTGATCGCCTGCCTGGAACTGCCGAACATGTTCCACTCGGAGGAGATCGCTGGAGTCGAGCGAGGCACGGGCAGCGACTCGAGCATATCGGCAATAGCCGATTCCACCGTCATCCCGGCGCAGGCCGGGATCCAGTCAACCAATACCGGCTCAGCCTCCACATTAAGCGAATCCGATTGGACCAGGCTCCGCGCGGAACTCAAAGCCGGGGATCAAGACGCCCAGCTCCTCTTCTGGGCGCCGGACGAAGACATCAAGACCGCGCTGGAGACCATCGAGGAACGCTGCCAATTGGCCTTCGCGGGCGTTCCCAACGAGACCCGCAAATCCCTGCCGGACGGGATCACGCTCTTCGAAAGGGTGCTGCCCGGCGCGGACAGGATGTATCCGGATACAGATTCAGCACCGATCCCAATCCACGAAGAGATGATCGAAACCGCGCGGCAGGACCTGCCGGTGGATCTGGCGACAAGGCTGCAACAGCTGGCGGAGTGGGGCATCCCCGCCGACGCCTATACCTATCTGCTGCGTAACAACCTGATGCCGGTTCTGGAAGAGTTTTCCGCGAAACACGCAATCGCGCCCAAACGCCTGGGCCTGCTCTACGCCCATCTGCTGAAAGGCCTGCAGGGACGCGATCCGCTGCCCTTCGACCACCAGCGGGTGGAGGATCTGCTCATCTTTGTCAACAAACGCCAGCTGCAGCCGGATATCCTGCCTCAGATGCTGAAAGTGCTCTACGAACAGCCCAACATGCAGTTCTCCTCGGTGCTGGCGGTGATCGGCTACAAAGAAACCCCGCCGGCGGAGATACTGGAACAGGTGCCGCTGCTAAAAGCCATGTGGCCGCGGGCCAAAACACGCGGTCTGAAACGGCCGGATGCCATCCAGCACTGGATGATGGGCCGGCTCCACAAAATGGCTCTGGGTAACATTCCACTAAGTGATTTGAGACAAGCCATTGAAAAAGACCTGTCCACGAATTAG
- a CDS encoding RNB domain-containing ribonuclease yields MATYAAGTIVLFYHQARLCLGIVTSAEGNRWQVLDSEGEAQLLASERFALASLDLFTPPNTRTLGNFAAMAEQSLELLQDEGVPARLAQLPAPFSFEQASEAAGCHSDFCRFALYRHLRQREDLYLLKKGVWRTRDPEETAAFLARKEQEAARTRYLEAVAGFLERLDAKDATAGLPEFSSGTERQLAQELRALLISGEPKDLARVLRADGRNLDKSVRALRLSLGDIAADTDPVAAASGIPIAFVPGLPALAVTPEPSELEQREAFTIDAEDSGDLDDAIDWQETAAGWNLGVHISDVAARIPVGKDLWRAAQDRVASLYLPSQTIPLLPPELSGDAFSLREGEARPVLSLRVELDREARIVACDWHRGWLRVKKNLSYETFDALLRSQERSPLLEICRKLRDARVGEGEERKPRYSWNLKVSDGDVALQRVDNLSPARFVIEELMILYNRLLAERACQSSLPLIYRNVTQFAEEEDEDAANYGIQAYLSTSAKFHPGVGAQAYLHATSPIRRFTDIVNQAQFSALLAGRGQSFARQDLEELILSIEKRLRLLRAVTHRSERHWLLRFLKQKYLGEPLDAVLLRRVKQGCLVELSRWEKRLVLRCEEGLPLRTPVKLVVAGVDLEELLVFGDVIL; encoded by the coding sequence ATGGCCACGTACGCAGCGGGTACCATCGTCTTGTTTTACCACCAGGCCAGGCTTTGCCTGGGCATTGTGACCTCCGCGGAAGGCAACCGCTGGCAGGTGCTGGATTCTGAGGGCGAAGCGCAACTGCTCGCATCCGAACGCTTCGCGCTGGCCTCACTCGACCTGTTCACGCCTCCAAACACGCGCACGCTGGGCAATTTTGCCGCTATGGCGGAACAATCCCTGGAACTTTTGCAGGACGAAGGCGTTCCGGCCCGTCTCGCCCAGCTTCCCGCTCCCTTCAGTTTTGAACAGGCTTCTGAAGCCGCCGGCTGCCATTCCGATTTCTGCCGTTTTGCCCTCTACCGCCATCTGCGCCAGCGCGAAGACCTCTATCTGCTCAAGAAAGGTGTGTGGCGCACGCGCGACCCGGAAGAGACCGCTGCCTTTCTGGCCCGGAAGGAACAGGAGGCGGCCCGGACGCGTTATTTGGAGGCTGTGGCGGGCTTTCTGGAACGGCTGGACGCAAAGGATGCCACGGCCGGACTGCCTGAGTTCAGCTCCGGGACGGAGAGGCAACTTGCCCAGGAACTGCGCGCTTTGCTGATCTCGGGCGAACCGAAGGACCTGGCCAGGGTCCTGCGCGCCGACGGGCGAAACCTGGATAAGTCGGTACGCGCTCTGCGCCTCAGTTTGGGCGATATCGCGGCGGACACCGATCCCGTCGCCGCGGCCAGCGGAATTCCCATCGCTTTTGTCCCCGGATTGCCGGCGCTGGCTGTAACTCCGGAACCATCCGAGCTGGAGCAGCGGGAAGCGTTCACGATCGACGCGGAGGATTCCGGCGATCTGGATGACGCCATCGACTGGCAGGAAACCGCTGCTGGGTGGAATTTGGGCGTGCATATCAGCGATGTGGCAGCCCGTATCCCCGTGGGAAAAGATCTTTGGCGCGCGGCCCAGGACCGCGTGGCCTCGCTGTATCTGCCCTCGCAAACCATACCGCTGCTGCCTCCGGAGCTTTCCGGCGACGCTTTCAGTCTGCGCGAAGGTGAAGCGCGGCCGGTGCTTTCGCTGCGGGTGGAGCTGGACCGCGAAGCGCGGATCGTTGCCTGCGACTGGCACCGGGGCTGGCTGCGAGTGAAGAAAAATTTGAGCTACGAGACTTTTGACGCTCTGCTCCGCTCCCAGGAACGTTCGCCACTGCTGGAAATCTGCCGCAAACTGCGCGACGCCAGGGTGGGGGAGGGCGAGGAGCGAAAACCTCGCTACAGCTGGAATCTGAAGGTTTCTGACGGCGATGTCGCCCTGCAGCGGGTGGACAATCTCAGCCCGGCGCGCTTCGTGATCGAAGAGCTGATGATCCTCTACAACCGCCTTCTGGCCGAACGCGCCTGCCAGAGTTCCCTGCCCCTGATCTATCGCAACGTCACCCAGTTTGCTGAGGAAGAGGACGAGGATGCTGCCAACTACGGCATCCAGGCCTACCTTTCCACCTCAGCCAAATTCCACCCCGGGGTGGGCGCCCAGGCCTATCTGCACGCGACTTCGCCCATCCGGCGCTTCACCGATATCGTTAACCAGGCCCAGTTTTCCGCGCTGCTGGCGGGCAGGGGGCAGAGCTTTGCGCGGCAGGACCTGGAGGAACTCATCCTCAGCATCGAAAAACGCCTGCGGCTGCTGCGCGCCGTCACCCACCGCAGCGAGCGCCACTGGCTGCTGCGGTTCCTTAAGCAGAAATATCTGGGCGAGCCACTTGACGCGGTGCTGCTGCGCCGGGTGAAACAGGGCTGCCTGGTGGAACTGAGCCGCTGGGAAAAACGGCTGGTGCTGCGCTGTGAGGAGGGTTTGCCGCTGCGGACGCCTGTGAAACTGGTGGTGGCGGGGGTCGATCTGGAGGAATTGCTGGTCTTTGGCGATGTGATCCTTTGA
- a CDS encoding aspartate-semialdehyde dehydrogenase yields MKLAVVGATGEVGRMMITCLEEFAVPVDSLSLFASARSAGSILYYGDTALPVRELDAAGMREHFDYVLFSAGAGVAREFAPLAAASGSVVIDNSSGFRQETDIPLVVPEINGDLLKGYQGIVANPNCTTIQMVLPLAVLDRLFGLRKVVVSTYQSVSGSGHKGVATLESQRAGAPGKGIYPDIIDLNVIPQIGAFADNGFSQEEEKIHFETRKILDNTELEVCATCVRVPVFHGHSESIYAEFASGVDLAKAARELKQAESIVFGENTYLTPRDLGSSNDSHVCRLRRGTGPNSVCFWNVGHNVRLGAATNAVRILLKHAQLAGRI; encoded by the coding sequence ATGAAACTAGCAGTTGTCGGCGCCACCGGTGAAGTGGGCCGCATGATGATAACCTGTCTGGAGGAATTTGCAGTTCCCGTGGACTCCCTCAGTCTTTTCGCCTCCGCGCGTTCAGCCGGAAGCATACTCTACTACGGCGATACGGCGCTCCCGGTGCGTGAACTGGACGCCGCGGGAATGCGGGAACATTTTGATTATGTGCTCTTTTCCGCCGGCGCGGGAGTGGCCCGGGAATTCGCGCCCCTCGCGGCCGCGAGCGGTTCCGTGGTGATCGACAATTCCTCCGGATTCCGCCAGGAAACGGATATTCCGCTGGTGGTGCCGGAGATCAACGGAGATCTGCTCAAAGGATATCAGGGCATCGTGGCCAACCCCAACTGCACCACCATCCAGATGGTGCTGCCGCTGGCGGTGCTGGACCGGCTTTTCGGGCTGCGCAAAGTGGTCGTGAGCACCTACCAGTCTGTCTCCGGCAGCGGCCACAAGGGCGTGGCCACCCTCGAGTCACAGCGCGCTGGCGCTCCCGGAAAAGGCATTTATCCCGATATCATCGACCTCAACGTGATCCCCCAGATCGGCGCCTTTGCCGACAACGGCTTTTCCCAGGAAGAGGAAAAGATCCACTTCGAGACTCGCAAAATACTCGACAACACGGAGTTGGAGGTCTGCGCCACCTGCGTGCGCGTGCCTGTGTTCCATGGCCACAGCGAAAGCATCTATGCGGAATTCGCCTCCGGGGTCGATCTGGCCAAAGCCGCGCGGGAACTGAAACAGGCCGAGTCCATCGTCTTTGGCGAAAACACCTACCTCACCCCGCGCGATCTGGGTTCCTCGAACGACAGCCACGTCTGCCGCCTGCGCCGCGGCACCGGCCCAAACTCAGTCTGCTTCTGGAATGTGGGCCACAACGTCCGCCTTGGCGCCGCCACCAACGCCGTGCGCATCCTGCTCAAACACGCCCAACTGGCAGGCCGGATATGA